Genomic segment of Armatimonadota bacterium:
GGACGCGCTGATTCAGCGCTTGGGAGACGAGAACGAAGACGTTCGCCAGATGGCGGCGCAGAGCCTTGGCCAGCTTGGCTCCGCCTCGGCTTCGGTGGTGGATGCGCTGATTCAGCGCTTGGGAGACGAGAACGAAGACGTTCGCGAGGCGGCGGCGCAGAGCCTTGGCCAGCTTGGCTCCGCCTCGGCTTCGGTGGTGGATGCGCTGATTCAGTGCTTGGGAGACGAGAACGAAGACGGTCGCAGGGCGGCGGCGCAGAGCCTTCGCAAACTCGCGCCGCTGTAGCCGCGCAAACGCAAAAGCGGCCCCCGATGGGAGCCGCTTGAATCGTTAGCTAGCCTCTGCGGTTATGCAGCTTGCTTTTCCATCCTCTTGCGAAGATCGTTCGGCACGATGGCTTCCGGCTTCAGCAGGAGGCAGAGTTCTTCTTCCTTCTTGCCCACACCGTAGGCGAGGTCGCGCTCGATGCACGACAGCAGGTCTTGGGCTTCGTCCCATTCGTCTTCGCGGTACTCGACGATCTTATCAACCGACTCGACCTGGATGGCGTAGCGACCGAAATCGGTAGCGATGACGAGGAAGTGGTGCGCGGGACCGGCGATCGGCAGTTCGAAGCGGGCGGCTGCATCGATGACGCTGACGGTCGAGCCCTGGTAGGCGAACATGCCGACGAGGGTCTTGGGCGACTTCGGAATCTTGGTCAACGGGCTAACCGGGAGAATTCGCTCGACCGACTGGATCGGCACTCCGAACTTCTCTTCTCCAAGGCGAAAAACAACAAACTTTCCTTCCATATGAATATCCCAGTGGGTCATTCCATTTGGCCAAACCGGTCATACTGTCAAAAACACCAGATGAAACTGGAAAAAACAGGTTCTTCGATTATGCTGATCCCTTCCCTTATCCTCATCGTGGGGTGCAAGCAGTCGAGCGGATACGACCGTCTTGTATCCGAAATGGACCACGCCAAGGCGATCCACTCCCAGTATGTGATCCACGTGAAGGGTCAGAACGATATCGCCATCGATTTTCTGTACTCCAAGCCGAACCGCTTCTTGGTAACGTCGAGCGATTTCTCGATGCACTGCAACGAGATCGACGGGCATTACGAGGAGATGCTGGACGAGAAGAAGTACGACCTTTTGCCGTGGGATAACAAGCCGTACCCGGGCACAGGCAAGCTGCTAGCCGCCGATTTGATCCACGCCGGGCCGGCCAGCGCCACCAACCCAAAGGACTTTGCCCCCAACAAAAAGTGGGAGCTGAAGAGCAAGAAGGACGGGGTGGAGACGTACAGCAAGACCGTCGATTCGGTCTCGGGTCCGCAGACCTTTACGATGAAGGTGGGCACGGACGGTATGCCCAAATCTTTCGAGGGTCCGGGCGTGGTGTACGAGGTAAAGAAGTTCGAATACGTGGATGAACAGCCGATCGAAAAGTTCCGGATCAGTCCGGCCGACGGCTTTGTGTGCATCCGCGTGCCGGTCGATCATATTCCGCTTGAGACCGGTCAAAAGTTCGATTGGTCGGGGTTCAAGGCCGCCTCGGATGTGCAGGGCTTCTCGCCGAAGGGGCCGACGATGTTCGCGATCGTGGACCCGAAGGAGCCGACTTCGGCGCGGGCGATGGACTGGATTCGGAAGGCCGGTCAGGGTTACACGAAAGTGATGGTCTCGAAGGGCGAGGCGTCGTCGGGATTCTATGACCCGACGGGCGAGGTGGTGGATAAGATCACCACGACCACGCCGCTGTTCTTGATGGTCTCACCGGACGGAACGGTGAAGGCGATGTGGCTGGGCTTTGATGCCGATGGCATTCCCGCGTTTGAAGCGGACATTCAGAAAGCGTTGTCGGCGAAGGATTAGCGCTTAGCGGTTTCTGCTTTTGGCTATGCGAGCCACGCCTCGATCATAGTGAAATCCTTGAAAATAGTGTAACCTTAGGGTTACAGTAGCGCATCTACACCTATAGGAAACGATAAGCATGGCTCAACCAGGTCCGAATCCGCAAACCAATTTGATTGTTTCAATCGTGGCTCCCGTAGTCGCTCTTATCGCGATTGCAGTGCTCTTCTTCATGAAGCCGCAGCCCCAGGCTCCGGCCGCGCCGACTCCGGTTAACGTTTCGGTCGCCAAGCTTCCCGATCCCGGCATTCAGCCGGTGAACGCGCTTCCGAACTCCGGCTCGGTAACCGGTTCGCCTTCGGGTGGCGCCGGTATGATGGGTGGCTTCGGCGCAGCGGGCGGCCCCGGTGGAATGGGCGGCGGAATGCGCGGCCCGTCGGCTTCCGGCCTCTCGAAGGGCGGCGGCAAGAAAGGCCCAATGGGCGCAATGGGCGGCTAACAACTTCCGCAAACCCTCAGCAGCTTCGAGGTTGGGATCGAAAGATTTTCCAACGCTTCGCTACTGAGGGAGCGGTTCAATTCTTCGGTTGAAAATTATCCAACCGAAACGAACCTAAATCCAGTAAACTCCTCTTTCGCCAAAAGGGGAGTTTTTATTTGTCGCTGTCGCCCATCCTCAATGTAGGATTCAACAACTATGTCGTGACCGACAAAGTGGTTGCGCTGGTCAGCAGCGAGTCCGCACCAATGCGAAGAATGGTGCAGATCCTCCGAAAAGAAGGCAAAGTCATCGACGCGACGCAGGGACGGAGAACGCGCAGCGTCCTATTCACCTCGGGCGATGGGATCGTCCTGTCGGCGATTTCCCAGGAGACATTGGCGAAAAGGCTCACAGGAGGTGACAACACGGTTGGAGAATCGGAAGAAGATGAGGAATAGGTCCTCGAATGGGTTTTCGAGTTGGTTCTCGAAGATGCATCGGGATATCGGGATCGACCTAGGCACCGCGAACACGCTGGTGTATGTGGCAGGTCGAGGGATCGTTTTGCGCGAACCGAGCGTGGTTGCCGTCAGCAGAGACGACGGCAAAGTGATCAACGTCGGGTCGGAGGCCAAGCGCATGCTGGGCCGTACGCCCACCAACATCGTGGCGGTCCGCCCCCTGAAGGACGGCGTCATTGCCGACTATGAGCAGACCGAGGCGATGCTTCGCCACTTTATCGGCGCAGTCTCGGCCAAATCGCTGTTCCGCAAGACCGTCGTGGTCGGCATTCCCAGCGGCGTGACCGAAGTCGAGCGCCGCGCGGTGCTGGAAGCCGCGCGCAAAGCCGGTGCGACCCACGCCTACGTAGTGGAAGAGCCGATGGCCGCCGCTATCGGCGCGGGCCTGCCGGTCTCCGAGCCGAGCGGCTCAATCATCGTAGACATCGGCGGAGGCACGACCGAAGTCGCGGTCATCTCGCTGGGCGGCATCGTGAGTTCGAAGTCGGTGCGCACGGCGGGCGACGAGCTGGACGAAGCCATCATCTCGTACGTCAAACGCGCGTTCAACCTGGCGATCGGCGACCGCACGGCCGAGCAGGTGAAGATCGAGATCGGATCGGCGTACCCACTGGAGCAGGAGATGGACATGGTGATCAAGGGCCGAGACCTCATTTCGGGCCTGCCGCGCAGCGCGGTGATCACGAGCGAAGAGGTGCGAACCGCCATCGCCGAACCAGTGAAGGAGATCGTCGAGGCCATCAAGCTGACGCTGGAAGCGTCTCCGCCCGAACTGGCGGGCGACGCCATGGAGCGAGGTATTTATTTGGCCGGCGGCGGCGCGCTCCTGCGCGGGCTGGACAAGCTCATCGCCAAAGAGACTTTGATTCCGGTGCATATCGCCAACGACCCGCTGAGTTGCGTCGCGCTCGGCACGGGCATCATCGTGGAAGATATGAACACCAACCCTGTCATTCGTAAACTACTCGAGAGGTCCGCACAGTCTTAAAGAACCAGGATTCACCGCAAAAGAACGGTCTTTTGATCTTGGCGTTAGTCGCCGTTACCATCGGTTTGTCCATCCTTCAGAAAAACGCCCGAAACAAGGGGGCGGTCAGCCTGCCCGACCAAGCTGTTCGGTTGGTCTGCCGACCGGTGGCGTCGGCCTCCACCGCCGTTGTGGTGGGCATCAAAGACTTCGTGTTCGGGGCCATTTACAGCAGTCGCCTGAAGGCCGAAAACCAACGCCTGAACCGCTCGCTGGAGAACTACGCGCTGTACGGCGAGACGGTGTCGCGGTTGGAGAAGGAGGTCAACTCGCTCCGGGTCGAGATGGACCTGGACAAGACCTACCAGCGGCCCAAGGTGGTGGGCAGTATCACCGGCTACTTCCCCCAGCAGAACCGCGTGACGCTGGACATCGGTAAGAACAAGGGTGTGGCGGCGGGCATGCCGGCGGTATGTGCGCAGGGCCTCATCGGCACAGTCCAGACGGTGGGTGTCAACGACTGCCAGGTGCTGTTGATCACCTCGTCGGCCATGCAGCTGGGGGCGATCGCTACCAAGTACGACCCGCCCGCAGCGGGGCTGATCTACGGCGAAAACTCGTCCACCTTGCTGATGAAGTTTCTGAGCCCGGACGTGCCGGTCGCCAGTGGCGACGTGATCTATACGTCGGGTTTTTCGCCCCAGATTCCGCGCGGCATTGTCATCGGACGTGTGCTGTCGGCGGAGTCGATGCCGGAGCTGGGATCGTCGCGGGCGCGCATTTTGCCGGCCGTAAACGTGGGTGAGCTTCGCGAGGTGGTGATCCTGAAATGAACCCATCGCGGCTATACATCGCCTCGGCGTTGACGATCTGGATCGCGGGGGGGCTGCAGGGCGGCGTCTCGACCCAGATGGCGGTGTTTGGCGTATCGCCCGACTTTCTGCTGTTGGCGGCGTGCGTGCTGGGGCTCTTGGCCGATATGCGCACGGCCCTGATCCTGGGCTTTGCCGCCGGATTTGTGGAAGGCGCGGTGGTGGGCGCCGATATGTGGCAGTACATCGCGACCCGGATGCTGGTGTGCTGGCTGTGCTCGTTCCTGATCGAGAGTCGGTTCCAACGGAACTATGCGACCGCCGCGGTGGTGACGCTGGGATGCACCC
This window contains:
- a CDS encoding DUF370 domain-containing protein, with product MSPILNVGFNNYVVTDKVVALVSSESAPMRRMVQILRKEGKVIDATQGRRTRSVLFTSGDGIVLSAISQETLAKRLTGGDNTVGESEEDEE
- a CDS encoding MreB/Mrl family cell shape determining protein; amino-acid sequence: MHRDIGIDLGTANTLVYVAGRGIVLREPSVVAVSRDDGKVINVGSEAKRMLGRTPTNIVAVRPLKDGVIADYEQTEAMLRHFIGAVSAKSLFRKTVVVGIPSGVTEVERRAVLEAARKAGATHAYVVEEPMAAAIGAGLPVSEPSGSIIVDIGGGTTEVAVISLGGIVSSKSVRTAGDELDEAIISYVKRAFNLAIGDRTAEQVKIEIGSAYPLEQEMDMVIKGRDLISGLPRSAVITSEEVRTAIAEPVKEIVEAIKLTLEASPPELAGDAMERGIYLAGGGALLRGLDKLIAKETLIPVHIANDPLSCVALGTGIIVEDMNTNPVIRKLLERSAQS